The following proteins come from a genomic window of Melospiza georgiana isolate bMelGeo1 chromosome 3, bMelGeo1.pri, whole genome shotgun sequence:
- the UBXN2A gene encoding UBX domain-containing protein 2A, with translation MKDMDNIKTVKKEWVCKSGTDDQILNGTEQNCDYFVDNLFEEAQKVGAMCVPPTTVKNQVDVIIKLWKNGFTVNDGELRSYADVANQQFLESIKKGELPFELQKVFDKEEVEVKVEDKKDKVYLSSKKPMFHPFSGHGYRLGSATPKIISKVRDDHPGPDDKRHLPLVPLNDLEPITNVQIWLADGERIIQKFNVSHRISHVRDFITKYQGSEGSVPFTLTTSLPFRELQDETLTLEEAKLQNAVVVQRLRKTTEPFRLLVIKAPDNDYKSAATPNGQLKNEQKNAINSTRSN, from the exons ATGAAAGACATGGACAATATCAAAACTGTAAAGAAAGAATG GGTGTGCAAATCAGGAACTGATGATCAGATTTTGAACGGTACAGAACAAAACTGTGACTACTTTGTAGATAACCTTTTTGAAGAAGCTCAGAAGGTTGGTGCCATGTGTGTGCCCCCAACTACAGTCAAGAACCAG GTTGATGTAATCATTAAACTTTGGAAAAACGGGTTTACGGTAAATGACGGCGAACTTCGGAGCTACGCTGATGTTGCAAACCAGCAGTTCTTGGAGTCCATTAAAAAGGG ggaACTGCCTTTTGAGCTGCAAAAAGTGTTTGATAAGGAGGAGGTAGAAGTGAAAGTGGAAGATAAAAAGGATAAGGTGTATTTGTCATCAAAAAAGCCAATGTTTCATCCCTTTTCTGGACATGGTTACAGATTAGGAAG TGCTACTCCAAAGATAATCTCTAAAGTGAGAGACGATCATCCAGGACCTGATGACAAAAGACACCTGCCTTTAGTACCCTTGAATGATTTGGAGCCTATCACCAATGTCCAGATCTGGTTAGCTGATGGGGAAAGGATAATTCAGAAATTCAATGTTTCTCACAG aATCAGCCATGTCAGAGACTTCATAACAAAGTATCAAGGATCTGAGGGAAGTGTTCCCTTCACACTGACCACCTCCCTGCCTTTTCGTGAGCTGCAGGATGAGACACTCACGCTTGAGGAAGCAAAGTTGCAAAACGCCGTTGTTGTTCAGAGACTTCGGAAAACAACTGAACCTTTCAGACTCTTGGTGATAAAAGCGCCTGACAACGACTACAAAAGTGCTGCTACACCTAATGGACAACTCAAGAATGAGCAAAAAAATGCTATCAATAGTACACGTTCAAATTAG